CCTGCGCCTGCTCGAAGCGGGCTTGAAGCCGGTGGTTATCGAGCGCGGCAAAAAGGTGAAGCCCCGGCGAAGGGACGTGGCCGCGCTTAATCGGCGGGGCATACTGGACTGCGAATCCAATTATGCCTTTGGTGAGGGCGGAGCCGGTACCTTTTCCGACGGAAAGCTCTACACGCGCTCCAAGAAAAGAGGCGATCATGTCCGCGTTTTGCACCGCTTTCATCAACACGGCGCCGACGCGCGCATTCTCGTCGATGCCCATCCCCACATCGGTTCCAATCGCCTCCCGCAGATCGTATCCGCCATGCGCACTACAATTACGTCCCACGGTGGAGAAATCCACTTCGGCAAAAAGGTGCGTCGCCTGAAGATTGCCGGCGGCCGGGCCGTGGGTGTGGTCCTGGATGATGGCCAGCAGATGGAGGGCGCCGCCGTTATCCTGGCCACCGGGCACAGCGCCGGGGATATCTACCGTATGCTCGCGGACCAGGGGATTGCCGTCGAAGCAAAACCTTTTGCCATGGGGGTGCGGGTGGAGCACCCGCAAAGGCTCATCGACCGGATCCAGTACCACGGTCGGGAAAGAGGCGCATTTTTGCCCCCGGCAGCCTACTCCCTGGTCCGGCAGATCGATGGCCGCGGCGTGTACAGCTTCTGTATGTGTCCGGGTGGAATCGTTGTTCCGGCAGCTACACAGGAGCAAAGTGTCGTGGTCAACGGAATGTCTTTTGCCAAGCGCAATTCCGGCTATGCCAATGCCGGGATCGTGGTGGAAACCCGATTGGAAGACATTCCCGATATGCAGACCACCGGTCCCCTCGGCGGCCTGCTCTATCAGCAGTCGCTGGAACGCACCGCGTTCGAGCACAGCGGGGGATCGATGGTCGCGCCGGCCCAGCGGCTGGTGGATTTCGTCGCCAACCGTGCCTCGACCAGTCTGCCGCCTTGCTCCTACCCGCCGGGCGTTGCGGCTTCTCCGCTTCACCAATGGCTGCCCGAAGCCATTCGCCTGCGCCTTCAGGCTGGATTCAAGGCTTTCGGAAGCAGTATGAAAGGTTTTCTCACCAACGATGCGGTGGTGGTGGGGGTGGAATCGCGTACGTCTTCCCCGGTACGGATTCCCAGGGATCCACAGACCCTGCAGCACGGTTCGGTACCCGGATTGTTCCCCTGTGGCGAAGGGGCCGGATATGCCGGCGGAATCGTCTCCTGCGCCGTGGACGGCGAGCGGGTGGCTGCGGCCGTTGCCGGATTTTTACAGGGCTAATCCGCGCCAGTTTTCCATTTTCTTTTTGCGGTGGATGGCTTAGTATAGTTGCCACTTTCGGTTGGGCTGCAGCGACCCATGCTCCGCAGCGTCTATTTCTGCGGAAACGAAAATCTTACAGGTGGAGACTCCTGTTATGACGAATCTGATCATCGGTGCGGAAGAAGGCCTGCTGGTGCAGCAAACCGGGCGCATGTGCAACCGCCATGGACTGGTGGCCGGCGCCACCGGCACCGGCAAGACGGTTACGCTTCAAGTCCTTGCCGAGGGATTCTCCCGCATGGGTACGCCGGTGTTTGCCGTGGATGTAAAGGGCGATCTTGCCGGCATCGCCATGGCGGGCAAAGCGCACCCCAAGATCGACGAGCGGCTGGCGGCAATTCCTCTGCCCGA
This window of the uncultured Desulfosarcina sp. genome carries:
- a CDS encoding FAD-dependent oxidoreductase; translation: MPETVFVDLAPERAADPKEVDRAVSEKLGRRVTADRCRIVRRSIDARTARIRVRLGIQVFGDGETIASEQPIFEYQEVGSATPVIVVGAGPAGIFASLRLLEAGLKPVVIERGKKVKPRRRDVAALNRRGILDCESNYAFGEGGAGTFSDGKLYTRSKKRGDHVRVLHRFHQHGADARILVDAHPHIGSNRLPQIVSAMRTTITSHGGEIHFGKKVRRLKIAGGRAVGVVLDDGQQMEGAAVILATGHSAGDIYRMLADQGIAVEAKPFAMGVRVEHPQRLIDRIQYHGRERGAFLPPAAYSLVRQIDGRGVYSFCMCPGGIVVPAATQEQSVVVNGMSFAKRNSGYANAGIVVETRLEDIPDMQTTGPLGGLLYQQSLERTAFEHSGGSMVAPAQRLVDFVANRASTSLPPCSYPPGVAASPLHQWLPEAIRLRLQAGFKAFGSSMKGFLTNDAVVVGVESRTSSPVRIPRDPQTLQHGSVPGLFPCGEGAGYAGGIVSCAVDGERVAAAVAGFLQG